The Desulfobulbus propionicus DSM 2032 DNA segment GGTCGACGCAGGGAGGAATGCGGTTGCGTTCTTTTCATAGTTTCTCCTGATGAACAAACATGAGTTAGCGAATTTTTCACCGGAGGATAGGAAGCACTTTTCCGCAATTTTTTCAATAGGATCTTGAAGAATATTTTCAGAAACCATTGCTGAAAAGTATTTTCACCGCAATGCAGTTGGCTCATTGTGCCGCTTGCCGCCGAAATCCTGCGGCGGTGATCGCGCCGACAAGCCTCCTGGTTCGATGAAAAGCTGTTGACTGTTGGCAGGCGATTATCTATTAGTCATCATTTCGCCCTGTTTGGGAGGCCGTGCACGTCGCAATGCCGCTGCCGTGTCCCTCATTCCGGGCACTGCTCAGCGGAGACGGATATGGTGGGGTACGTTCAGGTCTATACCGGGGACGGCAAGGGCAAGACCACCGCAGCCCTTGGATTGGCTTTGCGGGCTGCCGGCGCCGGGCTCAAGGTCTACATCGGCCAGTTGATCAAAAACGCCGACTACAGTGAGCTCAACGTGTTGGAGCGCCTTGCCGATTGCATCACCGTTAGGCAGTTCGGAAGGGGCTGTTTCTTGCTCACCGAGCCCTCCCCAGGCGACAGGGACGCGGCCCGTCATGCCCTGGAGGAGATTGGGCAGGTGCTGCGGGCGGGCGAACACGAGGTGGTCATCGCCGACGAGGCCAATGTGGCCTGTGCCTTGGGGCTGCTCACCGAGGCCGACTTGCTGGCGCTGATCGACCAGCGGCCGCCGCAGGTGGAACTGGTGCTGACTGGACGAGGCGCGCCGGCATCGGTGCTGGCCCGTGCCGATCTGGTCACCGAGATGCGGGCGGTGAAGCATTACTACGACCGGGGCGTTCTCGCCCGCAAGGGCATTGAAGGCTAACCGAGGATGAGGAGCGGCCTGTTGCCGTCTCCCGCGGAGGCAAGTATGTCGAACGAAGCAGCCTGTCTGGCGGTGCTTGGCACCGGTTCGGACGTGGGCAAGAGTATCGTCACCACCGCCCTGTGCCGGATCTTCGCCAACCGGGGCATCCGGGTGGCGCCGTTCAAGGCCCAGAACATGTCGAACAATTCCGGGGTCACTCCGGAAGGGGCGGAGATGGGCCGGGCCCAGATCGTCCAAGCCGAGGCGGCCCGGGTGGCGCCGCACTGCGACATGAACCCCGTGCTGCTCAAGCCGGTCAGCGATGTCGGCTCGCAGGTGGTGCTCAACGGCGTGGCCTGGATGGACGCCTCCTCCCAATCCTACTACACCAAAAAAGACTATCTCTTTACCGAGAGCTGCGCGGCCCTGGCCCGGCTGCGCGCCAGCTGCGATCTGGTGATCATGGAGGGGGCCGGTTCCTGCGCCGAGGTCAATCTGATGGCGCATGACATCGTCAACCTGCGCATGGCCGCCCATGCCGGGGCGCCGGTGATTCTTGTCGCCGACATCGATCGGGGCGGAGTGTTCGCCCAGATCGTCGGCACCCTGGCCTGTGTCTCGCCCGAGCAGCAGGCCCAGATCCGCGGCTTTGTCATCAACCGGTTCCGGGGCGATATCAGCCTGTTCCAACCCGGGATCGACTGGATCGAGCGGCGCACCGGCAAACCGGTCTACGGGGTGCTGCCCTGGTACAAACATTTCCACATCGAGGCCGAGGATGCGGTGGTGATCGAGAACGCCCCCAGGTTCAGCCCCGATGCTGTCGCCGAACCAACCATCGGTGTTATCCGCCTCCCCCATATCTCCAACTTCACCGATTTCGATCCCCTGGCCCAGCTCCCCGGCTGCCGGCTGGTCTACCTGCAGCAACCGCAGGAGCTGGAGCAACTCAAGGCCGTGATCCTGCCCGGATCCAAGGCCACCTGCGCCGATCTGCAGTGGCTGGCGGACAGCGGCTGGCGCGACCATCTGCTGCGCTATGCGGCCGCCGGCGGTCACCTGCTCGGCATCTGCGGCGGCTACCAGATGCTCGGCACCTGGGTGCATGATCCGGACGGCATCGAAGGCCCGCCCGGTTCGACCGCCGGACTCGGCCTGCTGCCGGTGGAAACGGTGCTCAGGGCACCCAAGACCACCACCCTGACCGATTTTTCCTGGGACGGGATTCCCGGCAAGGGCTACGAGATCCACATGGGCCGGACCGAACCGCCCGCGGGCCAGGCGTTGGTGCGGGTGGAGCGCCGCAACGGCGTGGCCTGCACGGATCAGGACGGCTGCATCAGTGCGAACGGCCGGGTGATCGGCACCTACATGCACGGTCTGTTCGACGCCCCGGCCATCACCCGGTGCTGGCTGGCTGGCGTCGGCCTGGAAGACATCGCCGTGGACACCCTCCACGGCCCGGCGGCTCGCGACCAAGCCTACGAACAGCTGACGGCCCATGCCGGCCGCCACCTGGACATTGCCGCGATCATCGCCTTGTTGCCACCGGAGCTGCAGGAGCGACTGCGATGATCCAGGGACACGGAGGCAACGTCGCCGCCCTGGCCGAGGAACTGGGCTGTCGGCCGGAAGAGATCGTTGACATGAGCAGCAACATCAATCCGCTCGGTTCGGTCCCGGGGCTGATCGATCACCTTCGGGAACACCTCGGCCGCATCCGGGTGCTGCCGGAGGTCGACGGCAAGGGAGCCATCCGGGCCATTGCCGCCCTGCTTGGAGTGGACGAGCAGCGGGTGCTGGCCGGCGGCGGCACTACCCAGTTCATCTACACCGCCTGCGCGGCGCTGGCTTCCCGCCGGGCGCTGATTGTCGGCCCCACCTATGCCGACTACACCGACGGCTGCCGGGTGCACGGCGTCGAGCCCGATTTTTTCCTCGCTGGCCCGGAAACCGGTTTTGCCCCGGATGTGGAGCGGCTGGCGGCCCGTCTGTCCGCCTACGACACTGTTTTCCTCTGCAACCCCAACAATCCCACCGGTCAGCTGATCGACCCTGCGGCCCTTGTGCAGCTCTGCCGCCACCACCCTCAGGTGCGCTTTGTGATCGACGAATCCTACCTGCCCTTTGTGCCGGCGGAGCAGGCGCGCAGCCTCAGCAATTGCCTGCTCGACAATGTGGTGGTGCTGTGGTCGGTGTCGAAAATCTTCGGCATGCCTGGCCTGCGGGCCGGTTTTCTGGTGGCCAATGGGCCGCTGATCGACCGCTTCCGCCGCTACATGCAGCCCTGGAGCGTCAACACCCTGGCCCAGGAGGCGGTCTGCTTTCTCGGTCGCAACCAAGAGGCGGTGGAGGCCTTCATCGAGCGGACCCGTGCCTACCTGTCCGAGGAAGGAACGCTGTTTCGCCAGCGGTTGCACGGCGGTCGCCTGCATGTGTACCCGAGCACCACCTCCTATTTTCTCCTCAGACTGCCCGAGGACCACACGGCCGCCGGAATTTGCCGCGCCTTGGCCGAGCGGCGCTTTCTCATCCGCAACTGTGCCAATTTCCATGGCCTCGACGAGCGCTACATTCGCATCGCCCTCAAGGACGCGGCCACTAACCGGGCAGTGGCCGAACACCTGCTGGCGGCGATTGGCGCGGGCCAGGCGGGACGGCCATGAACGCGGCCCTGGGCGAGTGGCTCCCGTGGATGGCCCTGCCAGCGGCCTTTGCCTTGGACGCCCTGCTGGGGGACCCCCGCTGGTTGCCCCACCCGGTGCGCTGGATGGGGCGGACTATCCAGCTGGCCGAGCCGCTGTTTCGTCGCTGGTTCAAGAATGAGCTGCTGGCCGGTCTGTGCTTTGCCCTGAGCTTGATCCTCGGCTGCTGGGCGCTCGCCTTCCTGATCGTTCGTCAAGCCTATGGCCTGCATGCCCTGGCAGGGTTCGCGCTGGAAACCATCATGCTTTTCTACTGCTTCTCGGCCCGCTCGCTGGCCCAGGCGGCCCTGGAGATCGACGCTTCCCTGGCCGCCGGCGAGGTGGACAGGGCCCGTTCCCAGGTGGCGATGATTGTCGGCCGGGATGTGGAACGATATGGGGCGGACGATATCGCCCGGGCCACGGTGGAGACCGTGGCCGAAAATGTGGTCGACGGCGTGCTCTCGCCGCTGTTTTTCGCCGCCATCGGTGGCGCGCCCCTGGCCCTGGCCTACAAGATGGTCAATACCCTGGACTCCATGGTGGGCTACAAGAATCCGCGCTACCTGCTGTTTGGCCGGGCTGCGGCCCGTATCGACGATGCGGCCAACTTCCTGCCCGCCCGCCTATCGGTGGGGCTGATCGCCTTGGCCTGCCGCCTGGTGGCCGGCGCCTCCAGCCGCCGCGCCCTGGCCACGGGCTGGCGGGAAGGGGCCAACCATGCCAGTCCCAATGCCGGCTATCCGGAGGCCGCCTTTGCCGGTGCGCTGGGGGTGCGGTTGAACGGTCCCAACTCCTACCACGGGGTGCTGGTGGAAAAACCCTACATCGGTGTGGGGCTGGGATCGGTGACCCTCGGCCATATCCGGCAGGCCTGCCGCCTGATGACTTGGACTTCGCTGGCGGGCTGCCTGGTGGCCTGGCAGTTGTCGCTTGTCGTGTCCTTGTTCTGATCGGCTCAGCCCCGCCGTTCGCCATCATTCCGTGGCGCCGCCGGCAGGATGAGGGTGAAGGTCGATCCCTTGCCAAGGCTGCTTTCCACCTCCACCGTGCCGTTGTGGGCCTGGGCGATGTGTTTGGCGATGGCCAACCCCAGACCGGTGCCGCCCTGATCGCGGCTTCTTGCCTTGTCGCAGCGGTAGAAACGTTCGAACAACCGCGGCAGATGCTCCTTGGCGATACCCGGACCGTTATCGATCACGCTGAGGTGGACAAACTCCTCGCCCTGTCTGTTCCGACTGCCCTGGCAACGCAGGGTGATCAGCGAACCCTGGGGGCTGTAGGCAATGGCATTGCCCAGCAGATTGATCACCGCCTGCTCCAGGAGCGGCTGATTGATCGGCGCATACCACTCCTCGTCGCTCTCCACCTGGATGATAATCCCCTTCTCGTCGGCCTGCACGGCGCAGGTCTGGAGCGCGCTTTCCAGTACCGGCCCAACCTCGGCCACCGTCAGGCTGATATCCCTGCGCTGCTCCCGGTCCTCGATTCGTGACAGGGTCAGCAGGTCGTCGACGATGGCATCCAGCCGATTGGCCTGACGGACGACAATGGAGAGAAACCGGCGCGCGTTGTCCTGATCCTCGAGCGCCCCGTCAAGCAGGGTTTCGACATAGCCCTTGATGGCGGTGATCGGTGTCTTTAGCTCGTGGGAGACGTTGGCCACGAAGTCCTGACGAATGTTTTCCAGCCGGTTGAGCTTGGTCAGGTCGTTCATCACCAGGAGCACG contains these protein-coding regions:
- a CDS encoding threonine-phosphate decarboxylase encodes the protein MIQGHGGNVAALAEELGCRPEEIVDMSSNINPLGSVPGLIDHLREHLGRIRVLPEVDGKGAIRAIAALLGVDEQRVLAGGGTTQFIYTACAALASRRALIVGPTYADYTDGCRVHGVEPDFFLAGPETGFAPDVERLAARLSAYDTVFLCNPNNPTGQLIDPAALVQLCRHHPQVRFVIDESYLPFVPAEQARSLSNCLLDNVVVLWSVSKIFGMPGLRAGFLVANGPLIDRFRRYMQPWSVNTLAQEAVCFLGRNQEAVEAFIERTRAYLSEEGTLFRQRLHGGRLHVYPSTTSYFLLRLPEDHTAAGICRALAERRFLIRNCANFHGLDERYIRIALKDAATNRAVAEHLLAAIGAGQAGRP
- a CDS encoding cob(I)yrinic acid a,c-diamide adenosyltransferase, producing the protein MVGYVQVYTGDGKGKTTAALGLALRAAGAGLKVYIGQLIKNADYSELNVLERLADCITVRQFGRGCFLLTEPSPGDRDAARHALEEIGQVLRAGEHEVVIADEANVACALGLLTEADLLALIDQRPPQVELVLTGRGAPASVLARADLVTEMRAVKHYYDRGVLARKGIEG
- the cbiB gene encoding adenosylcobinamide-phosphate synthase CbiB, giving the protein MNAALGEWLPWMALPAAFALDALLGDPRWLPHPVRWMGRTIQLAEPLFRRWFKNELLAGLCFALSLILGCWALAFLIVRQAYGLHALAGFALETIMLFYCFSARSLAQAALEIDASLAAGEVDRARSQVAMIVGRDVERYGADDIARATVETVAENVVDGVLSPLFFAAIGGAPLALAYKMVNTLDSMVGYKNPRYLLFGRAAARIDDAANFLPARLSVGLIALACRLVAGASSRRALATGWREGANHASPNAGYPEAAFAGALGVRLNGPNSYHGVLVEKPYIGVGLGSVTLGHIRQACRLMTWTSLAGCLVAWQLSLVVSLF
- a CDS encoding cobyric acid synthase; the encoded protein is MSNEAACLAVLGTGSDVGKSIVTTALCRIFANRGIRVAPFKAQNMSNNSGVTPEGAEMGRAQIVQAEAARVAPHCDMNPVLLKPVSDVGSQVVLNGVAWMDASSQSYYTKKDYLFTESCAALARLRASCDLVIMEGAGSCAEVNLMAHDIVNLRMAAHAGAPVILVADIDRGGVFAQIVGTLACVSPEQQAQIRGFVINRFRGDISLFQPGIDWIERRTGKPVYGVLPWYKHFHIEAEDAVVIENAPRFSPDAVAEPTIGVIRLPHISNFTDFDPLAQLPGCRLVYLQQPQELEQLKAVILPGSKATCADLQWLADSGWRDHLLRYAAAGGHLLGICGGYQMLGTWVHDPDGIEGPPGSTAGLGLLPVETVLRAPKTTTLTDFSWDGIPGKGYEIHMGRTEPPAGQALVRVERRNGVACTDQDGCISANGRVIGTYMHGLFDAPAITRCWLAGVGLEDIAVDTLHGPAARDQAYEQLTAHAGRHLDIAAIIALLPPELQERLR